One window of Nymphaea colorata isolate Beijing-Zhang1983 chromosome 11, ASM883128v2, whole genome shotgun sequence genomic DNA carries:
- the LOC116263809 gene encoding 3-oxoacyl-[acyl-carrier-protein] synthase II, chloroplastic-like isoform X4, whose translation MAIASSVCTWLVAACMSRTALCVTEEKKRPIEQGLGRLARRKKLASLMNVCSSGSSLGQLGAGTFSCSSFLNQAFKGSQNYYQYSWAGPLSGQCGLPLLSVAEGRDVFGHGEKRSKRFAAGTVAARTRQSTDKVATEKNKEAQQRRVVVTGMGVVTSLGHDPDTFYKNLLEGVSGISEIESFDCSGFPTRIAGEIKSFSPDGLVSPKISKRMDKFMLYMLTAGKQALIDGGLTEETMKNLDVAKCGVLIGSGIGGVQGWMGPNYSISTACATSNFCILNAANHIMQGEADVMLAGGSEGAVLPIGIGGFLACRALSRRNHEPEKASRPWDSNRDGFVIGEGAGVLLLEELGHAKQRGAHIYAEFLGGAFTCDAYSLTQPHPEGMRRVSGRGIILCMEKALTVTGVARENVNYINAHGASTQVGDTREFKAMIKCFGQNPQPELRVNSTKSMIGHLLGAAGGVEAVATIQAIRSGWVHPNINLENPDTGMDAKLLVGTKKERLDIKVAMSNSFGFGGHSSSILFAPYKEIK comes from the exons atggccATTGCTTCTTCTGTCTGCACATGGCTAGTTGCAGCATGCATGTCTAGAACGGCTCTGTGCGTTACGGAGGAGAAGAAGCGTCCCATCGAGCAGGGCCTCGGCAGGTTGGCTCGGAGGAAGAAGCTTGCTTCTCTTATGAACGTCTGCTCCTCCGGCTCGTCGCTCGGCCAACTTGGTGCCGGGACGTTCAGCTGCTCCTCCTTTCTGAATCAAGCCTTCAAGGGAAGCCAAAATTACTACCAGTACAGTTGGGCCGGACCTTTATCTGGGCAGTGTGGCTTACCTCTGCTCTCTGTTGCCGAAGGACGAGACGTCTTCGGCCATGGGGAGAAGAGATCCAAGAGGTTCGCTGCCG GAACTGTTGCAGCAAGAACGAGGCAATCAACAGACAAAGTGGCTACAGAGAAGAACAAGGAAGCTCAGCAAAGGAGAGTTGTTGTTACAGGGATGGGTGTGGTGACCTCGTTAGGCCATGATCCTGATACATTCTACAAAAACCTCCTTGAAGGTGTCAGCGGAATAAGTGAAATTGAATCATTTGATTGTTCGGGCTTCCCAACT CGGATTGCAGGGGAAATCAAATCCTTTTCACCTGATGGATTGGTTTCACCAAAAATCTCCAAGCGAATGGACAAGTTTATGCTCTACATGCTCACTGCTGGCAAACAAGCATTGATTGATGGTGGCTTGACGGAAGAGACCATGAAGAACCTTGATGTGGCAAAATGCGGCGTCCTGATCGGCTCCGGAATTGGTGGAGTCCAG GGTTGGATGGGTCCTAATTACTCGATTTCAACTGCCTGTGCTACAAGCAACTTTTGCATACTGAATGCAGCTAACCACATTATGCAGGGCGAAGCT GATGTAATGCTAGCTGGTGGCTCTGAAGGCGCAGTTCTACCCATCG GCATTGGAGGTTTCCTGGCATGCAGAGCACTATCCCGGAGAAATCATGAACCTGAAAAAGCCTCTCGCCCATGGGACAGT AACCGAGATGGATTTGTAATTGGAGAAGGAGCTGGTGTTTTGCTGTTGGAAGAACTAGGACATGCCAAG CAAAGAGGAGCTCACATATATGCGGAATTTCTTGGTGGAGCCTTTACTTGTGATGCATATAGCTTGACACAGCCACATCCTGAAGGTATGAGAAGAGTATCGG GCAGAGGCATCATTCTTTGCATGGAGAAAGCCTTGACTGTGACAGGTGTAGCGAGAGAAAATGTGAACTATATCAATGCACATGGCGCTTCAACACAAGTTGGCGATACGAGAGAGTTCAAAGCTATGATAAAATGTTTCGGTCAGAATCCTCAGCCTGAG TTACGTGTTAATTCTACCAAATCAATGATTGGTCACCTACTTGGAGCAGCAGGGGGAGTGGAGGCTGTTGCTACAATACAG GCAATACGATCAGGTTGGGTACATCCAAACATCAATCTGGAAAATCCAGATACAGGCATG GATGCCAAGTTGCTGGTTGGCACCAAAAAGGAGAGGCTAGATATCAAAGTGGCTATGTCGAATTCGTTCGGCTTTGGTGGCCACAGTTCTTCCATACTGTTTGCTCCTTACAAGGAGATAAAATAA
- the LOC116263809 gene encoding 3-oxoacyl-[acyl-carrier-protein] synthase II, chloroplastic-like isoform X2: protein MAIASSVCTWLVAACMSRTALCVTEEKKRPIEQGLGRLARRKKLASLMNVCSSGSSLGQLGAGTFSCSSFLNQAFKGSQNYYQYSWAGPLSGQCGLPLLSVAEGRDVFGHGEKRSKRFAAARTRQSTDKVATEKNKEAQQRRVVVTGMGVVTSLGHDPDTFYKNLLEGVSGISEIESFDCSGFPTRIAGEIKSFSPDGLVSPKISKRMDKFMLYMLTAGKQALIDGGLTEETMKNLDVAKCGVLIGSGIGGVQVLYDNTVACMVSHKKMSPFCVPFAVPNMGSATLAMDLGWMGPNYSISTACATSNFCILNAANHIMQGEADVMLAGGSEGAVLPIGIGGFLACRALSRRNHEPEKASRPWDSNRDGFVIGEGAGVLLLEELGHAKQRGAHIYAEFLGGAFTCDAYSLTQPHPEGMRRVSGRGIILCMEKALTVTGVARENVNYINAHGASTQVGDTREFKAMIKCFGQNPQPELRVNSTKSMIGHLLGAAGGVEAVATIQAIRSGWVHPNINLENPDTGMDAKLLVGTKKERLDIKVAMSNSFGFGGHSSSILFAPYKEIK from the exons atggccATTGCTTCTTCTGTCTGCACATGGCTAGTTGCAGCATGCATGTCTAGAACGGCTCTGTGCGTTACGGAGGAGAAGAAGCGTCCCATCGAGCAGGGCCTCGGCAGGTTGGCTCGGAGGAAGAAGCTTGCTTCTCTTATGAACGTCTGCTCCTCCGGCTCGTCGCTCGGCCAACTTGGTGCCGGGACGTTCAGCTGCTCCTCCTTTCTGAATCAAGCCTTCAAGGGAAGCCAAAATTACTACCAGTACAGTTGGGCCGGACCTTTATCTGGGCAGTGTGGCTTACCTCTGCTCTCTGTTGCCGAAGGACGAGACGTCTTCGGCCATGGGGAGAAGAGATCCAAGAGGTTCGCTGCCG CAAGAACGAGGCAATCAACAGACAAAGTGGCTACAGAGAAGAACAAGGAAGCTCAGCAAAGGAGAGTTGTTGTTACAGGGATGGGTGTGGTGACCTCGTTAGGCCATGATCCTGATACATTCTACAAAAACCTCCTTGAAGGTGTCAGCGGAATAAGTGAAATTGAATCATTTGATTGTTCGGGCTTCCCAACT CGGATTGCAGGGGAAATCAAATCCTTTTCACCTGATGGATTGGTTTCACCAAAAATCTCCAAGCGAATGGACAAGTTTATGCTCTACATGCTCACTGCTGGCAAACAAGCATTGATTGATGGTGGCTTGACGGAAGAGACCATGAAGAACCTTGATGTGGCAAAATGCGGCGTCCTGATCGGCTCCGGAATTGGTGGAGTCCAG GTACTTTATGATAATACGGTAGCTTGCATGGTGTCGCATAAAAAGATGAGCCCATTCTGTGTACCTTTTGCTGTACCGAATATGGGGTCCGCTACACTTGCAATGGATTTG GGTTGGATGGGTCCTAATTACTCGATTTCAACTGCCTGTGCTACAAGCAACTTTTGCATACTGAATGCAGCTAACCACATTATGCAGGGCGAAGCT GATGTAATGCTAGCTGGTGGCTCTGAAGGCGCAGTTCTACCCATCG GCATTGGAGGTTTCCTGGCATGCAGAGCACTATCCCGGAGAAATCATGAACCTGAAAAAGCCTCTCGCCCATGGGACAGT AACCGAGATGGATTTGTAATTGGAGAAGGAGCTGGTGTTTTGCTGTTGGAAGAACTAGGACATGCCAAG CAAAGAGGAGCTCACATATATGCGGAATTTCTTGGTGGAGCCTTTACTTGTGATGCATATAGCTTGACACAGCCACATCCTGAAGGTATGAGAAGAGTATCGG GCAGAGGCATCATTCTTTGCATGGAGAAAGCCTTGACTGTGACAGGTGTAGCGAGAGAAAATGTGAACTATATCAATGCACATGGCGCTTCAACACAAGTTGGCGATACGAGAGAGTTCAAAGCTATGATAAAATGTTTCGGTCAGAATCCTCAGCCTGAG TTACGTGTTAATTCTACCAAATCAATGATTGGTCACCTACTTGGAGCAGCAGGGGGAGTGGAGGCTGTTGCTACAATACAG GCAATACGATCAGGTTGGGTACATCCAAACATCAATCTGGAAAATCCAGATACAGGCATG GATGCCAAGTTGCTGGTTGGCACCAAAAAGGAGAGGCTAGATATCAAAGTGGCTATGTCGAATTCGTTCGGCTTTGGTGGCCACAGTTCTTCCATACTGTTTGCTCCTTACAAGGAGATAAAATAA
- the LOC116263809 gene encoding 3-oxoacyl-[acyl-carrier-protein] synthase II, chloroplastic-like isoform X3 → MAIASSVCTWLVAACMSRTALCVTEEKKRPIEQGLGRLARRKKLASLMNVCSSGSSLGQLGAGTFSCSSFLNQAFKGSQNYYQYSWAGPLSGQCGLPLLSVAEGRDVFGHGEKRSKRFAAGTVAARTRQSTDKVATEKNKEAQQRRVVVTGMGVVTSLGHDPDTFYKNLLEGVSGISEIESFDCSGFPTRIAGEIKSFSPDGLVSPKISKRMDKFMLYMLTAGKQALIDGGLTEETMKNLDVAKCGVLIGSGIGGVQVLYDNTVACMVSHKKMSPFCVPFAVPNMGSATLAMDLGWMGPNYSISTACATSNFCILNAANHIMQGEADVMLAGGSEGAVLPIGIGGFLACRALSRRNHEPEKASRPWDSNRDGFVIGEGAGVLLLEELGHAKQRGAHIYAEFLGGAFTCDAYSLTQPHPEGRGIILCMEKALTVTGVARENVNYINAHGASTQVGDTREFKAMIKCFGQNPQPELRVNSTKSMIGHLLGAAGGVEAVATIQAIRSGWVHPNINLENPDTGMDAKLLVGTKKERLDIKVAMSNSFGFGGHSSSILFAPYKEIK, encoded by the exons atggccATTGCTTCTTCTGTCTGCACATGGCTAGTTGCAGCATGCATGTCTAGAACGGCTCTGTGCGTTACGGAGGAGAAGAAGCGTCCCATCGAGCAGGGCCTCGGCAGGTTGGCTCGGAGGAAGAAGCTTGCTTCTCTTATGAACGTCTGCTCCTCCGGCTCGTCGCTCGGCCAACTTGGTGCCGGGACGTTCAGCTGCTCCTCCTTTCTGAATCAAGCCTTCAAGGGAAGCCAAAATTACTACCAGTACAGTTGGGCCGGACCTTTATCTGGGCAGTGTGGCTTACCTCTGCTCTCTGTTGCCGAAGGACGAGACGTCTTCGGCCATGGGGAGAAGAGATCCAAGAGGTTCGCTGCCG GAACTGTTGCAGCAAGAACGAGGCAATCAACAGACAAAGTGGCTACAGAGAAGAACAAGGAAGCTCAGCAAAGGAGAGTTGTTGTTACAGGGATGGGTGTGGTGACCTCGTTAGGCCATGATCCTGATACATTCTACAAAAACCTCCTTGAAGGTGTCAGCGGAATAAGTGAAATTGAATCATTTGATTGTTCGGGCTTCCCAACT CGGATTGCAGGGGAAATCAAATCCTTTTCACCTGATGGATTGGTTTCACCAAAAATCTCCAAGCGAATGGACAAGTTTATGCTCTACATGCTCACTGCTGGCAAACAAGCATTGATTGATGGTGGCTTGACGGAAGAGACCATGAAGAACCTTGATGTGGCAAAATGCGGCGTCCTGATCGGCTCCGGAATTGGTGGAGTCCAG GTACTTTATGATAATACGGTAGCTTGCATGGTGTCGCATAAAAAGATGAGCCCATTCTGTGTACCTTTTGCTGTACCGAATATGGGGTCCGCTACACTTGCAATGGATTTG GGTTGGATGGGTCCTAATTACTCGATTTCAACTGCCTGTGCTACAAGCAACTTTTGCATACTGAATGCAGCTAACCACATTATGCAGGGCGAAGCT GATGTAATGCTAGCTGGTGGCTCTGAAGGCGCAGTTCTACCCATCG GCATTGGAGGTTTCCTGGCATGCAGAGCACTATCCCGGAGAAATCATGAACCTGAAAAAGCCTCTCGCCCATGGGACAGT AACCGAGATGGATTTGTAATTGGAGAAGGAGCTGGTGTTTTGCTGTTGGAAGAACTAGGACATGCCAAG CAAAGAGGAGCTCACATATATGCGGAATTTCTTGGTGGAGCCTTTACTTGTGATGCATATAGCTTGACACAGCCACATCCTGAAG GCAGAGGCATCATTCTTTGCATGGAGAAAGCCTTGACTGTGACAGGTGTAGCGAGAGAAAATGTGAACTATATCAATGCACATGGCGCTTCAACACAAGTTGGCGATACGAGAGAGTTCAAAGCTATGATAAAATGTTTCGGTCAGAATCCTCAGCCTGAG TTACGTGTTAATTCTACCAAATCAATGATTGGTCACCTACTTGGAGCAGCAGGGGGAGTGGAGGCTGTTGCTACAATACAG GCAATACGATCAGGTTGGGTACATCCAAACATCAATCTGGAAAATCCAGATACAGGCATG GATGCCAAGTTGCTGGTTGGCACCAAAAAGGAGAGGCTAGATATCAAAGTGGCTATGTCGAATTCGTTCGGCTTTGGTGGCCACAGTTCTTCCATACTGTTTGCTCCTTACAAGGAGATAAAATAA
- the LOC116263809 gene encoding 3-oxoacyl-[acyl-carrier-protein] synthase II, chloroplastic-like isoform X1, with protein MAIASSVCTWLVAACMSRTALCVTEEKKRPIEQGLGRLARRKKLASLMNVCSSGSSLGQLGAGTFSCSSFLNQAFKGSQNYYQYSWAGPLSGQCGLPLLSVAEGRDVFGHGEKRSKRFAAGTVAARTRQSTDKVATEKNKEAQQRRVVVTGMGVVTSLGHDPDTFYKNLLEGVSGISEIESFDCSGFPTRIAGEIKSFSPDGLVSPKISKRMDKFMLYMLTAGKQALIDGGLTEETMKNLDVAKCGVLIGSGIGGVQVLYDNTVACMVSHKKMSPFCVPFAVPNMGSATLAMDLGWMGPNYSISTACATSNFCILNAANHIMQGEADVMLAGGSEGAVLPIGIGGFLACRALSRRNHEPEKASRPWDSNRDGFVIGEGAGVLLLEELGHAKQRGAHIYAEFLGGAFTCDAYSLTQPHPEGMRRVSGRGIILCMEKALTVTGVARENVNYINAHGASTQVGDTREFKAMIKCFGQNPQPELRVNSTKSMIGHLLGAAGGVEAVATIQAIRSGWVHPNINLENPDTGMDAKLLVGTKKERLDIKVAMSNSFGFGGHSSSILFAPYKEIK; from the exons atggccATTGCTTCTTCTGTCTGCACATGGCTAGTTGCAGCATGCATGTCTAGAACGGCTCTGTGCGTTACGGAGGAGAAGAAGCGTCCCATCGAGCAGGGCCTCGGCAGGTTGGCTCGGAGGAAGAAGCTTGCTTCTCTTATGAACGTCTGCTCCTCCGGCTCGTCGCTCGGCCAACTTGGTGCCGGGACGTTCAGCTGCTCCTCCTTTCTGAATCAAGCCTTCAAGGGAAGCCAAAATTACTACCAGTACAGTTGGGCCGGACCTTTATCTGGGCAGTGTGGCTTACCTCTGCTCTCTGTTGCCGAAGGACGAGACGTCTTCGGCCATGGGGAGAAGAGATCCAAGAGGTTCGCTGCCG GAACTGTTGCAGCAAGAACGAGGCAATCAACAGACAAAGTGGCTACAGAGAAGAACAAGGAAGCTCAGCAAAGGAGAGTTGTTGTTACAGGGATGGGTGTGGTGACCTCGTTAGGCCATGATCCTGATACATTCTACAAAAACCTCCTTGAAGGTGTCAGCGGAATAAGTGAAATTGAATCATTTGATTGTTCGGGCTTCCCAACT CGGATTGCAGGGGAAATCAAATCCTTTTCACCTGATGGATTGGTTTCACCAAAAATCTCCAAGCGAATGGACAAGTTTATGCTCTACATGCTCACTGCTGGCAAACAAGCATTGATTGATGGTGGCTTGACGGAAGAGACCATGAAGAACCTTGATGTGGCAAAATGCGGCGTCCTGATCGGCTCCGGAATTGGTGGAGTCCAG GTACTTTATGATAATACGGTAGCTTGCATGGTGTCGCATAAAAAGATGAGCCCATTCTGTGTACCTTTTGCTGTACCGAATATGGGGTCCGCTACACTTGCAATGGATTTG GGTTGGATGGGTCCTAATTACTCGATTTCAACTGCCTGTGCTACAAGCAACTTTTGCATACTGAATGCAGCTAACCACATTATGCAGGGCGAAGCT GATGTAATGCTAGCTGGTGGCTCTGAAGGCGCAGTTCTACCCATCG GCATTGGAGGTTTCCTGGCATGCAGAGCACTATCCCGGAGAAATCATGAACCTGAAAAAGCCTCTCGCCCATGGGACAGT AACCGAGATGGATTTGTAATTGGAGAAGGAGCTGGTGTTTTGCTGTTGGAAGAACTAGGACATGCCAAG CAAAGAGGAGCTCACATATATGCGGAATTTCTTGGTGGAGCCTTTACTTGTGATGCATATAGCTTGACACAGCCACATCCTGAAGGTATGAGAAGAGTATCGG GCAGAGGCATCATTCTTTGCATGGAGAAAGCCTTGACTGTGACAGGTGTAGCGAGAGAAAATGTGAACTATATCAATGCACATGGCGCTTCAACACAAGTTGGCGATACGAGAGAGTTCAAAGCTATGATAAAATGTTTCGGTCAGAATCCTCAGCCTGAG TTACGTGTTAATTCTACCAAATCAATGATTGGTCACCTACTTGGAGCAGCAGGGGGAGTGGAGGCTGTTGCTACAATACAG GCAATACGATCAGGTTGGGTACATCCAAACATCAATCTGGAAAATCCAGATACAGGCATG GATGCCAAGTTGCTGGTTGGCACCAAAAAGGAGAGGCTAGATATCAAAGTGGCTATGTCGAATTCGTTCGGCTTTGGTGGCCACAGTTCTTCCATACTGTTTGCTCCTTACAAGGAGATAAAATAA